In Papaver somniferum cultivar HN1 chromosome 9, ASM357369v1, whole genome shotgun sequence, the genomic stretch cggtccggtacaagaccGGTACCGGTTTTTTTACCCGGAAAATGTTACAAATTAATACTAAGTATAAGTTATACAACATTTCCATATGATCAATgtatccaaaataagttcaggttgcatacatacttaagttcaacatttccattacttcaaaacaacaatccaaaataagttcagtttgctaaaaagcaaaaaacaacatttccacaaCCATAAGTCTGTCTACGACAAGTCGACAAGAAATGAAATGTGATCATTGCAAACGAAAATGGATGGTTGCAAAGCCTGCACTTGCAATTTCCAATCCTAGCCTGCATTCATTTCCATAAATAAACTTCAAGCTTTTAGGAAATTCTCAATTATGACTGCAAcaggcaaaaaaaaataaacaagaagaaataatTAAAATTCAGTTAGTACAATAAAAGTAATTaatattaaagaaaacaaaaaagaagaaaaacctaaaTAAGTACGTGCcgcatcttcaccatcatcatcaggtacataatcacatagaagaccaagagcaatgggtttttgtaaatagctttgtgtacagagcaatgcctcaactgtctttgtagacatagaagctctccatggagtaagcacgcgcttcccggtgctaaaagctgattcagaGGATACTGAAGACACAGGCAAGGCTAATATATCTCTTGCAATGTAGGACAGTACCTTATACCTGTTtgcattagcctgccaccaagccaatatgtcaAAGTCATCATCTTGATCTACTTCACTCATTTTTCCATCCATCATCACATCTGTCAAGTACCTATCTAACTCCGTTGTTCTtgcttcttcaacacaacttgggttgtcccaatgttgtctcttccttgattgaattcttgaTTTCAACCCTTGAGATGGCGTGCTAACTGAACTGGAAACTACCTCCCATAAATTGTTCTCAAACAAACAGTTAAGAGTAAATTCTAGCCCCTTTAGTTTCTCTCTTGGATCCAACAATTGAGCAAAAAACATAACAGGATTCATTTTCTCGtacacaccccaatacttattGTACTTGGCAAACATAAGACGAGACATACGTGCAATAAATGGATATGATGCTACATTTTCTCTAAATTCAATTAATTGTTCAAGGATGAATACCAACTCCCATAAGAAAGAATGAGTAATGACTTGTGTAGAAGCAGAAAAATTGACAGTTGCATCGAAGAATACCTTTAAACACTTCACAAGACCTCTAGCATAAGCCCAATCTTCTGCATAAGGAGCATGAGTCTttactttctttttcttgtttttcttatttacctcttcttccatatcctcaacctcttcatcttcttccatatcctcaaccaCTTCTTCCAAGATGTCATCACTAGCTATAGCTTCCTCAATATCAGCATCACTTGGTAAAACAGAGTCCTTGTCTTGCTCAAAAATAAACCTCTCTTGAAAGTCCTAATCAATCTGTGCTAACATTGCAAAaactttttcatatctttgagcaGCTTCTAACATCAAGTAAGTGCTATTCCATCTAGTGTATACATCTAAATTCAGTGCTTTCTTGTAATCTACCTTTGCTAGGGAAGCACATTGTTTAAACTTTTCATACCTAGAAGGAGAAACAAGAACATATTTTACAACTGACCTTATCCTTTTAACAGATTCATTAAAGAGTCGTACTGCATCTTTTATGACAAGAGCAAGAACATGGGCTGAACACCTCACCTAATAACAATAAACAAACAGTTAAGAGTAAATTAGTCATAACTCATAAGATGCATGTGAAATGAAATGAGAATGTTACATGTAAATGAAATGAGAATGTTACATGTAAATATTTAGCTCTGATTGGTGATCTTGTCCAGccagtaacaacttgcttcagatgaTCCATAGCTACTGTGTTGGCGCTGACATTGTCTAGAGTGACACCAAATACATCTTTTAGACCCCAATCTTCCAAACAATCCACCAACTTCTCACCGATTGCAATACCTGTGTGACCTTCAACTTGACAAAACATGAGTATTCTCTTCTGCAGTGTCCAGTTCTGATCAATGTAGTGAGCGGTTAcacaaatataattaaaattatttggtgaTGTCCATGTGTCAGTTGTCAAAGATACCCTCTGCTTAGATGTCAAGAAGTAAGTTTTTAGGCTATTCTTCTCTTCTACATACATCTTTAAAATATCCCTATAAATTGTCATACGTCCTGGAACCTTGAACCTAGGTTGTGCCTCTTGCATCAATGCCACAAAGCCTGACCCTTCTACTTTTCTAAAAGGAATTTCATCCATAATTATCCACTCAACAAGACGCCTTCTTAACCAATCATAattgtaagtatgagcaataaGTTTACCATCCTGACCTGGTTTTGGGGGTGGCATCAACAGAGATGGTTGTCCCTTTTATTTCTTCCTATTAGGATTCTTTAGACATCTATTCAAATGCTTTCGCAATCCAGAAGTGTCATTATTGTCATTGTGAGCTTTGTATTTATTGTGGCAATAACTACATTTAGCCCATTCATCATCTATCCTAGTCATTTCCAACCAAACAGATGATCTCACTCTGCCGTGCTTCTTTTTgctatcaccaacttcaactgcttCAGCTCTGCCTTTACTTGTTGGAGTTGCAGTTTCAGTTTCAGATTCATTTGTgtgagatgcagcttgagaggatgatccaacttCTGTTTGTTGAGTTGTACTTGTAGTTGGAGTTGCAGTTGCATTTGTAGTTGGAGTTGCATTTGATGTGGTCATCTAACAAACATAAAACAGAACCAATTACATTCAGATTATTGCAATCACACACCAACAATTACAAATTTACAATGCACAGAATGTCATACAATTTTACATTCTAGCTAATACATAACACAGTAAGAGTGTAAGACTAGTTCCcgataagaaaaatgagaaaaattgGAAGCAAGTTAGAAAATTTACAAGTAGCATGGTTCATATCACTACCAATAGGTCCAATACATAACACAGTAAGAGACTAAGAGTGTAAGACTAGTTCCCAAGTACCAACTAACATTAACATTCTTATAATAGAACTATCCCTGTGTAAAATCTAACACAATTTCTAAAACACCACTGACCACTCTCAAATTACACTATACTCTTATAATAGAACTATCCCTGTGTACCAACTAACATTAACATTCAGAAATTACACTATACGCTCCTTCTCAGCATCAGTGTACTAATCTAGTTCTTAACACACCACTGACCACTCTCAAATCCACCCAAGATTCTTTACCCTTTTATAAAATTTTCTTGATATTTCAAATTCTATAAACCCAGTTACCCAGAATACAAGCATTAACCTAACACAATTGAGAAATTTTTATCAAATAAATGACATCCCATAAGAATTCAAGCATAAAAGAGCAATTTTTATCAAATAACAACTACAATTGCAACTCACTGTATTTATAGCCATAAAAGAGCAATCTTTATCTTCCATGTAATTCTAAGTTCTAACCCAACACACACAGCAGTGTCAATTTATGGCACTGAACATTTAACTTTGATTGAAATAAGATCAAATCATAGAGGAAGAATAGAAAGAACGATATACCTTCACTTCTTCACGCCACTGAACATACAGATCAAATCACAATTCTGTAAACaagtaaaaaccctaaatcaatctaaaatcaaaccctaaatcaatatacaatcaaacaattcgaacaatACTGACCtgatagagatggtggtgatacACTGATAGTGATTTTCAATCTAAATGATTCAAACCCTAAGAGAAGATCAAAAAAATCGAGCATGCAGCCTGCCGCCTTCGCTGAGAAagtgagaaaaagaaaagaagaagaagaaatgaagaatgcTGAATgcttcttctgttttctttttctcgACATATTAtgtcttggacggctaggattaaaACTCTATACAGATCTTGACGGCTAATAATAACCGGTACATATGGTCCGGTTCAAGTCCGGTTCTCTCtaagaaccggtgtctgtaccggtctaGACCGGTTCTCAAATTTCAAAACCGGTGTCTGTCCCGGTAAAGCCGGTTCCGGTCCGGTACCGGTATCACCGGTTCTACTCCGGTCCAGGTCGTTtagaccggttcttgtgcagccctagttgaaATTAATCAACTGCCCAGAACATTTTGAAAACGGATCAATCACATGGAGGAGCTTGTTAACTTGAGTTTCATTGGCTTTACAGAACATTAACCAATCATCAACAAATAACAGAGGGTTTATTTTTGGAGCAGAACGAGAGATCTTCATACCAGTTAATTGACCAGAATCTTCACAATGTGCCAAATACCTAGAGAAAGATTCCATTTCCAAAATAAATAAGTAAGGTGACAGCGGGTCACCTTGACGAATTCCACGAGAAGGCTTGAAAGCTGAAGTAGGTGAACCATTTAGCATGACTTTAATTTGAGTTGTAGTGATGCACTGAAAGATGACCTGTCTAAATTTCTCCGAGAAACCAAAATGCTTGAGAATATCTAACAAAAAACTCCACTCCAGCCTATCAAAGGTTTTTAACATGTCCATCTTAAGGGAAAGATTACCAATATTACCTTCTTTTCTCTTCATTGCTTGTACAATTTCCTGTACTAGACATATGTTTTCcgaaattaatcttcctgctacgTATGTAGATCGCATGGGAGAAATGATTGTGGAGATGTGCTTCTTCATCTTAAAGATATAatctttgaaataattttatagaTTGTGTTACACAATTCTATCGGCCTAAAATCCTCTGGTTTTTGAGCTATATGAACTTTTGGAATAAGAGAAACTCTTGTATTATTTAACTGCTTAAGAAGATACCCCGAGTGAAAAAATGATTTAACCAATTTGCAAACGTTATCCTTTACAGTCTCCCATTGAGTTTGGTAAAACCCAGTAGGAAACCTGTCCGGGCCTGGAGAATTCCATGGTTCCATTGTCATCAAAGATGAATGTATTTCCTCTTCAGTAGGAATCGCTTCTAACTGATGGATTATCTTCAGCTGTAATGCATTAAGGTATATATTGGAGAAAACTGGTGATGTCTGCTGGTGTTGAAGATGTCATAATATTATGAAAGTGATTCTTGAGAAGAGCTGCGAGAGAATCTCTATCATTACACCATGTGCCATCTGGAGCCAATAATGAATCTATTCTGTTGCGAGATTTTCTTCTATTCATTCTAATATGGAAGTACTTAGAGTTCAGGTCCATATCATTATAGAAATGATCTCGAGATTTCTGTCTGTTCGAACTCGCTTGAATATCATTAAGTTTTCTGATTTGTTTCTCCAATTTAACTATTTCTTCAGTATTAGAACCACTGATATCAGAAGCTTGAAGAGAAGTAATATTATGTTGCGGCTGAGCAATCGAGTTACTAATATTACTGAAAATACTTTTACTCCATTGAGGTAAAGAATGTCTTGTGAAAACAAAAGCATTACTGGACATActttattagtaaaaacaaaagcATTAGAACCAGAAAATCTAGCAGACCAAGCATTTTTAATTTCGTCAGAACAACTATGTTGAGATAACCAGTGTTCAAAGAACTTCCAGTTTCTACCCGTAACTTTATTTTGTTTACACATTTCTAGTAAAATAGGGGCATGGTCAGAACCATTCTGAGCTAAGTGAGTAAGAATAGACTTTGGGTAGGAAATAAACCAGTTGTTGTTTACTATAGTCCTGTCCAATCTAGATTTAATTTGACCAGTACCGTGTTTGTTGCTAGACCACGTAAAAGGGTTACCACAAAATCCCATATCAgataaatcaaaatcattgattaaATCAAGAATTTCACTAGAAGTATTTTGAGTACTTCTATCATTAGGAGAAAGAGTGATGTTCAAATCACCAATAACCACCCAAGGGGTGTCTATAGAATTACTAAGTTGAGAAATATAAGTCTTTTGAGATGATTTTTCATGGATATAGGGAGTACCATAAATACATGTTAGAAACCAAGCTCCTCTACTTGGGTCATTTATAACTTTAGCATGAATTATTTTCTCACACTGTTTCAACAATGTCAAGTTTGAAGCCATCTGTAACGCCCCCAAAtgaagaggcactaagaatctaaatcattcacttaaacattcaattaagaaatatgtTACAtagcttaacccaaaaactagccccgctcagaaatttATAaataagaactcctctcaaatgatacatatacaatattcatttggtttgcaaatagaatatacgacataataaacatagcaaaagactcaacgccacaaagcttccactgcgcaactctgatttgtctctgaaactgaaagtgggaatgggtgagcacgtcATCCCTAAAAGTGGTGCCCCATAGGAATCACAACTATCTTTCAAGTAAACATTAATATGATTCGAAGACAATGCACAGAAATAATAGTGTAAAAAGAAGCAGGTTTCATCGAAAGTCGATAATACACGGAAAGACAGTAAAACACAAAGTAGAAACTTCTTCACATACatccataaataacagtaaacatccatgtatgataTGTGTGTTGCCGCATATAAGGGAAGAGTAacattgatgccaattccacaccgaataggTAACTGCGGTGTATctccctagccatagaatactgaatatatgtaaaggaagaataatattgcggtgtatcgccctagccatgtaatattgtggtgtatcgcGCTAGCCATAAAATATTGATATTGTatcggcacacatctcataccacacagagtacacaaagatatgcatgaatttcacaacaccaagattgatttgtaaaacaataatgaatacaagagagttcgttattgattcccacctcttttaatGACAAGCCTTGCCTACCTCGAGATTCTACAACCGCTGGTTCgtatttgaatcgatcgttgttaatacagactaattgttaatcacacaaacacACTAATAATTTATCCAATaggctcatacaaggttcataGCATAATATTATAAAAGTCtttagttataggctaagtcaaATAACTAACGGTTCTATTTCTATCAATAGTTCTACAACCTGGTAATATGTAATTTGGGAATAAATCAATATATACTTATCCAAATTGGGTCAAATTGGGTATCATCGGAAATCCCTCAAAATACTGAACAACTTTTCATaaggaaccgaaagctaattcggaccataaatggttcaaaacatcaaaatactAATCTGGTCCTAAACCCAAGCCCATGGGCCTAATCCGGCACGCCCCACCAAACCAGCCCACCACCCATTTACTGACCATCGGATCAACCCATGACCCGACCCAATAACCGGTTCTCCTAACCCATCGGGTAAAACCACTACCCGACCCGATAACCCGCTTCAAGACCCGAATTGGTTTGACTCACCCAACTCAGTTGAGTCAGAAACTGACTCGGTCATCTTCTTCACAATTCTCTGAAATATTCTAAGTGTTCAATTAAAACTCAGCTCGAGAGGTCATCTTTTAGGGTCTCTTTGTTACGTTATATAACTCCAAATTAAACAAACTACGACTCATTAGAATCACCGAATCATTATCTACAGTTTATGTGTACTGAATATTTTCCATATCCAATTCTACCTTATCCAAAGAGTCCCATACATATTGATTATCGTGACTTTTTCTACCTGGTAATGACTGCGTCGACTAATCTTCCGGCGTATATATCTCATTCGATACTCATCCAAACGGGACAAACTTTATATCTGCGGAATTATTATCCGGCGTAGCACAATTTTTTCTTATATGGCTAAGTCTAATTATGTCTTTAAGGTACTCAATTAAGTCCACAGACAATGATCAGAAAACAAAGTACCATTACATAGAAAGATGATTTCATGCATAAGAACAAAATTGATTTCAAACATATAATCTATATCTAACAAACacccaaaaaataataataggaTATAAAGGTTACCTCTAACATGTAAGGATGTtttatcatcatcttcgtcaaccCAATCAAGAATACTATCAACTCCGTCAAGGACATTCACAACCCATTCTCATCCTATGTTCTCATGATTCTCTTAGAATTCCTCCGTTCACTTATGTTCTGCAACCTTTCTTTCTTTCATTCCTCTCCATCAAAACTTAGTAAAATCTTGTATCCAATCCATGTAGTTTAACCTCACAAAACTCTCATCCATCTATCGACTCTCTTCCAAACACTACATAATTATTCCTACTCATCTATTTTTAGTTATATTACCAGCAACTTATTACAAGGACACCTCCTTCTAACTCCATGAGTCAATCCTCAAAAGAACCCAATGTCAACAACTCCTGGTTACTTTCCAAAGGAGATAAATTCCACACAAAAATATCTACTTCGTTAACTAATCGTAATTAGGTGACTAATCTTAACCTAAACATGATTAACTATTAATAATTAGGTTTAAATTAATTAATAAGTTACTACTATTACCAACCACTCAGAAATACTAAGGGATAACCGTTTTACTATCCATAGGTCCATTTAGTGAGAGGTTCGGTCAAGTCCAAGCCACGGTTCCATCAACGGCAGAATCAACTCTGGTTGACTTTCATCAAACTTCGACATCCAAATTTCCGAGTGCGATATCTTCCTCCTCGGATGTCCGAATGACGCGTTCttatagtccatttcgcataactttttgaAATCCATCCAACGGCActggtttcgtatctagatctttGTTAGATTAAATCCTATTAATTAAAATTCATCTCTAATTAAACGAGTCATTGGCGGCTTAGtcatctcttgactggtctaataacaTTGACGAGTTTAAGGGTCCTTACACCATCCTTCCAAAGAAGAATAATACCTCAGGTGAGTAATGATGGTTAAGAAAATGTAAGTGATCACGAGTATCCTGGCCCAAAAATCCCTGACAATTCCAAGTCAGAACTTTCATATTggataaaaaatttaaaactagcAAAATACTATTTAATTGAATAACTTGAAAGAAGTAAAAATCTTGAGCagagaaaaaacaaaagagtttAGGAAATACCAGAGTGGAAGTAGCAGCAGCCTCATCCATTACATGGGAGTGCTCCTTGGAATTATCATTCTCATCCTCAACCAAGCCATGCTCCATGCCATCATACTCGGTAACAGATGATTTCCCACCAGTTTTATGCAGATTATTCTGTTGAGGCTCATTATTCTGCAaatctgaatcttcatcttccgaGTTTCTCAATATCTTGGGTCTCCTAGTATCTTCATGGTCATCCTCCTGCTCCAGCTCTTTCTTCCTGCTAGCCTCAAAGATTCTTTGGATCAATTCATCTAGATCCTCACATATTTCTACACCATAAGTTGCTGCTAGTTCATGACAGTATTGAATATACTGTTCATTAGTGTATCTTCTTATCTTTAAGTCATGCGCAATATTGGCACATTCTTCCTTGTTATGATCAACTATCCAGCAATGAGGGCATAGATTATGTGGTTGACGTTCCCAATGATATATAACCCAAGTCACACCTCCATCCCTGGTATTCCACCATCCACCCCTATAAAGAGGTTTGCTTAGATTAACTGACACTCTTGCAGAAATCATAGAACCATAGGTGGGTCTGCAGTTCTCTGGTTTTGTCCACACttttggatctagttcaactagAGCTTCTTCTATTACTTGTACTGAGTGGTGTTCAACCAATAGATTTTTGAACTGGATTGTCCACTCTTGATGAGAGAACTTCAAATCTTTTAAAGGAATGAAATCATCATAAACAAGAAGGTTTAGGTGAGCCATACAAACATTCCAAGGAGAGTTCTTCATAACCGCTTCCATTTTTTCTTTAGTTTGTAACTTGAAAAGAAAGATATTTTTATTCAGAGCACGGAAATCTTTGAATTTAAATGGCTTCCATAGTGGTTTTAGTTCTTGTCTCAAATCATCGGTTTCCACAGAGTCTTCAATAAAGAGATTGCCTATTAAAGTGTGACCTCTTTCCTCCTTTGCAACTGATAAAGCTTTCACCGAACCAACAACTTTTCTTAGCCTCATAGCAGAAATATCACGGATATTGGCATTCTGAATCTGATTACTTATTGCAAACACTTGGTTTCTAGAGGAGGATTCCATCGTGCTTTGATGAGAATGAGAGATAAGAATTTCGTCTGGAATGTGAAGATAAAGGATCCACTTTTCTTGGGTATATAGAGTGAAAAGAAACTGAGATAGTCCAAAAATAGTTGTAGGAATATCAGGGAAATCTTTTATTCGAAGAAAGTCTATAACTGCATGGATTATCTTCTGTGATCTGGCAGTAATTAAGAATAAGGATAGCGGAGGAGGCGCCAAAGTCGCCTTGACAGGTTGCTGATGACAGGTGACTATAATAATTGTGTTTACCAATTCCAGCTTAATTTTCGGGGAATAGCTGTATTACCGCCAATTACGCTTTTTCAAAATTTGAATGTTTTCTGACTCGTCTGAACTGAGAAAGTTGACTCGGATTGTGAGAAGAGACATCTTGAGCTGACAATCATAAGATTAATTGGAACTTTGGAATCATATAAATGATTCACTGCACTATACTGGTTCATACTGGTACAATCCATCATGAGGATGATGGGTTGCAaaactgctgaagaagaagatgacttaAATACTGATTTTGGTTGAAACAATACTGCTTGGAATAGGAGAATGGTAATACAGGTCCAAAAATGGATGCCTCCCATGATAGACAACGGACGAGGCCCTGCAGAAAATTAGAAACTCATTAGAGATTGAAAAAAAGCAACAACTAAAGAACTAGTTTAAGAAAACGAGAGATAGCAGAAGGATTAACGAGAGATCATATAAATGAACTCAGATAAAAGGTTCTAAGAGATAATAAAACGAACATGGTAGACATTAAGAAAAGAAGATCAGAGAAACATGAAACAAAATTagagaaaaaaatcaagaaaaatcaaaacTGAGCTGACTCAGTTTTCGCCTGATTCGCAaagcaaaaaaaattaagaaagttGTTATTTAAAGTTGTTAtttatataaaagaaaaaaagacaaaaaaaaaaggtcGAGCACATAACCAAaaaaaagttgtttttttttttcaggtCATTGTTCTCCAAAGTATAGCATCTAaggggtttttaaaaaaaaaaaaagatagccgTCTGCTTTTCCTTTGAAAGGTAAATTGGAATAGGTTAAGTTTTTATTGGTAAGATCATATGCTGCTGCATATATAAATTAAGCTAAGTGATGACTAAGCTAAAGAGATTCTGTTCAGCTAAACAAAGCGTCTATGTTGGCTGGCGTTTGGCAAAACGTACGAAAGAAAATTTAGTTCAGGATAGTTCATGTTTGCACTTTCAGTTTACATTTCTTAATTTCTCTAACCCTTATAATGTAAAATTCAAGTTTATGCACATGGAGACTAGTGTAGGACTACTATAATCTATGTAGTTGCATGATTCTTATTGTGAAATTGACTGTGTACGCAGATTGGTCAGCTTCGGGATAACACCAATAAGTTATAATATTGAGTTTATACGTGTTATTGTTTTCTGGTTATTCCTGTGATCTACTGATACTTACTCTTAACTAAATTCTAACGATCCAGATTTAATTTGTATAAGTTTTGTCAATGGTTAATGTTGACCGGATCTCTGGGTACCGGTTTTTGTCGGGAACCATGGTAGAACCGGTGCCTGTTCCGCTTCTACACAGGTGCTGAAAATGAAAACCGTTACCTGTACTCCCTTATTTCCGGTTCTTTTTTCCGGTTCTGATCCGGTTCACTGGGTCTGATTTGGTTCTTGTGCAGCTCTACTAGTTGGTCGTTGGGTTAGCTCCCAACTTATTTCATCGCATAACATTCTTAGTTGCAATAGGATTGCTATAGCTGTAATCAGTTTTATTAATGTATACACTGAATATATGTTCATCACAAACGAACATTACTACACATCAACTTCTTTGGCTCAGCATCTTATTAAAGCCAAGTCTTCACTGTTACCTCTTTTTGTGAACCGCCAATGCAAAAATATACGAAATCAATAAATTGTAGTTCAAGAACACCCTTTTCTTCAGGTGTCAGGCCCATGGCCAACATACatgtttcttttttgtttaaCTCTATCGGGTTGTCCAAATCATATGAATttggtaatttaaatataaatttGTTTTATTGTATCCAACTCAAAAATTATTAAATAGTAGGTTGTGGATCAATGACAAATATAAAAAACAAACAATCTAACGTCGGATTCCGGAAATGGCCGACCCAAACAAACAAGAATTCAACAAGTGCTGGAGCAGCTATGATGGATATGTTAATGGGAATGAAAACAATGATATACCTATACAAATGAATTACCTTAGGCTGCCAGAAAAATCATGGTGAAATCATTTCAATGAGATGCCCATGTGAATGGTAAAATGTCACAACTGATGAGAGGTATTATGAACCTGCTGGAGCTTTCAATAACTAACAGAACATCACTAAACCATTCTGTCACTTTCCAGATCTATTAAACAGTTGTAGGAGAATTACCTATGGAGATTTTAATCCATTGGCAGAGACCAAATCATTTC encodes the following:
- the LOC113311272 gene encoding uncharacterized protein LOC113311272; this encodes MASNLTLLKQCEKIIHAKVINDPSRGAWFLTCIYGTPYIHEKSSQKTYISQLSNSIDTPWVVIGDLNITLSPNDRSTQNTSSEILDLINDFDLSDMGFCGNPFTWSSNKHGTGQIKSRLDRTIVNNNWFISYPKSILTHLAQNGSDHAPILLEMCKQNKVTGRNWKFFEHWLSQHSCSDEIKNAWSARFSGSNAFVFTNKPQHNITSLQASDISGSNTEEIVKLEKQIRKLNDIQASSNRQKSRDHFYNDMDLNSKYFHIRMNRRKSRNRIDSLLAPDGTWCNDRDSLAALLKNHFHNIMTSSTPADITSFLQYIP